A section of the Paenibacillus odorifer genome encodes:
- a CDS encoding hybrid sensor histidine kinase/response regulator — protein MTKRKLFLIIALFLIILTGFRILWVMISPHTTQPPLINGVLDLRDQNLNPDKLLILNGQWEFYPGMLLPSFNEQSLTSAPTKYIQVPGNWKDALSDSDSDKSAYGYGSYRLRVLTDNNKKQSYSLLISGARSSSEVYINGEQLGSSGTPAESKEHYIPYILPYSVSFTTDKSELEIVIHVANYSFSQTGGISKTIVFGSEKALTQERLLSISLQLLLCVVLLLHAVYAVILYIIGLRQKMLIYFFLLVISAITTVLIDDDRLLLHVLPLNYQWNFKLFFISYIAVFIFILQTSKHLLFADLKIKSIRILTILSIVDILFILFGPVVHYYEFHTLIFGINLLVLALGVVILFLRSIVKNYEGSIFLLLSMLAIVNSTLWGMFKNYNWVNVTYYPFDLIIAFLCFATFGFKRYHWNTKETEKLAHSLQRSVTQKDVFLANTSHELKNPLYSIINIAETVLDSERDTVTHQNAENLKLLITVGRRMSLLVDDLLDQSQLRESNIQLQLRELKIQSFAVGVLDMFKFLTEGKSLTLISEIPDSFPSIVADEKRLIQILFNLLQNAVKYTTVGTIRIHADIHKKSAQIHITDTGLGMNEETLLRAFQPYEQGDSSMNEVSGGIGLGLSTSKQLVELHGGKISVVSTLGEGTTFTFTMPLYDSTSRVLNSELPSMTEFSDTPSMITLSKLTAPGIVSSAHGRRPKLLAVDDDPVNLKILTNVLSIKDYEIVTVTSGNDALLLLDTAQWDLIITDVMMPQMSGYELAHRIRERYTIAELPILLLTARNQPEDIYTGFISGANDYVMKPMNAIELKARVRSLTDLKQSVNERLRVEAAYLQAQIQPHFLFNTLNSISALASFDINRMSHLVDAFSSYLRLSFNFLNAEPMIPIERELELVHAYLYIEKERFEDRMTIHWDYEESLHFQLPPLTIQPLVENAVRHGILSRSQGGTVSITIKEQAGDIEITISDNGQGMKNEQLQQLLSNPSNDVRGIGFLNTHKRLLRVYGKGLQIKSSEGKGTSVSFIIPSDKKNPIRKLSD, from the coding sequence ATGACTAAAAGAAAACTCTTCTTAATTATCGCATTGTTTCTTATTATACTCACTGGATTTCGTATCCTATGGGTAATGATTTCTCCACACACCACACAACCACCATTGATCAATGGGGTGTTGGATTTACGGGATCAAAATTTGAATCCGGACAAACTTCTTATTTTAAATGGGCAGTGGGAGTTCTACCCGGGTATGCTGCTTCCTTCATTCAACGAACAATCTCTAACTTCTGCTCCTACAAAATATATACAAGTCCCGGGGAACTGGAAAGATGCACTTAGCGATAGCGATAGTGATAAATCGGCTTATGGCTACGGCTCCTATCGACTACGTGTGCTTACAGATAATAATAAGAAGCAATCTTATAGTCTTCTCATTTCCGGAGCTCGCTCTTCTTCAGAAGTGTATATCAATGGTGAACAGCTGGGCAGCTCTGGCACTCCTGCTGAGAGTAAAGAGCACTATATCCCATACATACTGCCTTATTCAGTATCCTTTACAACCGATAAAAGTGAACTTGAAATTGTGATCCATGTAGCCAACTATTCCTTTTCCCAAACGGGAGGCATTTCTAAAACGATTGTATTTGGCAGCGAAAAAGCTTTAACACAGGAAAGACTGCTCTCTATTAGCCTACAGTTGCTATTATGTGTTGTACTGCTGCTGCACGCTGTATATGCTGTTATTTTATATATAATTGGGCTGCGGCAAAAGATGTTGATCTATTTTTTTCTGCTGGTAATATCCGCTATAACTACTGTACTTATAGATGATGACAGGCTTTTATTGCACGTACTTCCCTTGAACTATCAATGGAATTTCAAACTATTTTTTATCTCTTATATTGCTGTATTTATTTTTATCCTGCAGACAAGCAAACATCTTTTGTTCGCGGATTTAAAAATAAAAAGTATTCGTATCCTAACCATCCTGTCCATAGTAGACATCCTGTTCATATTATTTGGACCCGTTGTTCACTATTATGAATTTCACACACTGATTTTCGGCATAAATTTATTAGTTTTAGCATTAGGTGTCGTAATTCTTTTTCTGAGATCTATTGTTAAAAATTACGAAGGCTCTATTTTCCTGTTGTTATCCATGCTTGCCATCGTTAACAGCACACTTTGGGGAATGTTCAAGAATTATAACTGGGTCAACGTTACCTATTATCCTTTTGATCTAATTATCGCCTTTTTGTGCTTTGCGACTTTTGGATTTAAGCGATATCACTGGAATACTAAGGAGACAGAAAAACTGGCGCACAGCCTGCAGAGAAGTGTTACGCAAAAGGATGTTTTTTTGGCTAACACCTCACATGAATTAAAAAATCCGCTGTACAGTATCATTAACATTGCCGAAACTGTTCTGGACAGCGAGCGTGACACTGTAACGCATCAAAATGCTGAGAATTTAAAACTGCTCATTACCGTTGGAAGACGTATGTCCCTTCTGGTAGACGATCTGCTGGATCAATCCCAGCTCCGTGAAAGCAATATACAATTGCAGCTCAGAGAACTTAAGATTCAATCCTTCGCAGTGGGTGTGCTTGATATGTTCAAATTCTTAACAGAAGGGAAATCTTTAACCTTAATCTCAGAAATACCAGATTCATTCCCTTCTATTGTGGCTGATGAAAAAAGACTCATTCAGATCTTGTTCAATCTGCTTCAAAATGCTGTTAAATATACGACTGTAGGCACGATAAGAATCCATGCAGATATTCATAAAAAATCGGCGCAGATTCATATTACGGATACTGGTCTTGGCATGAACGAGGAGACGTTGCTCAGAGCTTTCCAGCCCTATGAACAGGGCGACTCCAGCATGAACGAAGTTAGCGGTGGCATCGGGCTTGGATTAAGCACCAGCAAGCAGTTAGTTGAACTTCACGGCGGGAAAATAAGTGTAGTCTCTACACTTGGAGAAGGTACTACCTTCACATTCACAATGCCGTTATACGATTCAACCAGCCGGGTATTGAATTCAGAACTGCCCTCTATGACTGAATTCTCGGACACGCCATCTATGATCACTTTATCCAAATTAACCGCGCCGGGTATCGTTTCATCAGCCCATGGCAGGAGACCCAAGCTTCTGGCTGTAGATGATGATCCGGTTAATCTAAAAATACTTACCAACGTACTTTCCATCAAGGACTATGAAATCGTTACGGTGACCAGCGGAAACGATGCTTTACTATTGCTGGATACCGCTCAGTGGGATTTAATTATTACAGATGTAATGATGCCACAAATGTCCGGGTATGAACTGGCGCATAGAATTCGTGAACGTTACACCATTGCTGAGCTTCCCATTTTGCTTCTGACGGCACGAAACCAACCAGAAGATATTTATACCGGATTCATTTCAGGTGCAAATGACTATGTAATGAAGCCTATGAATGCAATAGAGCTGAAGGCCCGTGTACGCTCCTTAACAGATCTAAAACAGTCCGTAAACGAACGGCTTCGTGTGGAAGCTGCCTATCTTCAAGCGCAAATACAACCACATTTCTTGTTCAACACATTAAATTCAATATCCGCGCTGGCCTCTTTTGATATTAATAGAATGAGTCACCTTGTGGATGCCTTCAGCTCTTATTTGCGTTTAAGCTTCAATTTCCTGAATGCTGAGCCTATGATACCGATTGAACGAGAGCTTGAGCTTGTTCATGCCTACCTCTACATAGAGAAGGAGCGCTTTGAAGATAGGATGACCATTCATTGGGATTATGAGGAAAGCTTGCATTTTCAGCTGCCGCCTCTGACTATACAGCCACTGGTTGAAAATGCTGTCCGGCACGGTATTTTGAGTCGCTCCCAAGGAGGAACGGTGTCCATAACCATCAAGGAACAAGCTGGCGATATTGAAATCACGATATCAGACAATGGCCAAGGCATGAAAAACGAACAACTCCAGCAGTTGCTCAGCAATCCGTCTAATGATGTACGAGGAATCGGATTTTTAAATACACATAAACGGCTGTTGCGGGTCTACGGAAAAGGGCTGCAGATTAAAAGCTCCGAAGGGAAAGGAACTTCTGTGAGTTTTATTATTCCTTCTGACAAAAAAAATCCGATTCGAAAACTTTCTGATTAA
- a CDS encoding RNA polymerase sigma factor, producing the protein MKVKEGRKLEEAEWIAAVLNGQHQAFGHLVTRYQGMVYRVCVKITGEAESAKDMAQEVFIKAYKALPSFRGQSSFSTWLYRIAYRTCLDWKRANDREWKYRSAADYTENDWVTSQTPEHEVLEQETSAELGENVNSLAEPYRSVVQLYYFQRNSYQEIAEQKGVSVKTIESQLYRARQMMRKQREEWR; encoded by the coding sequence ATGAAGGTGAAGGAGGGGAGAAAGCTGGAAGAGGCAGAATGGATTGCTGCTGTGCTGAACGGTCAACATCAAGCCTTTGGGCATTTGGTGACACGTTACCAAGGCATGGTATACAGAGTATGCGTCAAAATCACAGGGGAAGCCGAATCGGCCAAAGATATGGCCCAGGAGGTTTTTATAAAAGCATATAAAGCGCTCCCCTCTTTCAGAGGACAGTCCTCCTTCTCGACATGGCTGTATCGGATTGCCTACCGCACCTGTCTGGACTGGAAACGGGCCAACGATAGGGAGTGGAAGTACCGAAGTGCAGCTGATTACACAGAAAATGATTGGGTAACGTCTCAAACTCCGGAGCATGAGGTACTTGAGCAGGAAACATCAGCTGAATTAGGAGAGAATGTGAACAGTCTGGCGGAACCGTACCGGTCGGTCGTCCAGCTGTACTATTTTCAGCGGAATTCCTACCAAGAGATTGCAGAGCAAAAGGGAGTTTCCGTGAAAACAATCGAATCGCAGCTTTATCGAGCCAGACAGATGATGCGTAAACAAAGGGAGGAATGGCGATGA
- a CDS encoding anti-sigma factor family protein, whose amino-acid sequence MNCAIVKEWMPHYIDGLLSPEMELSIRLHIESCPDCAEWLEEAKAMSELWSEMDADREQLQAQMDFPDLAADVMTHIEQLETGRRSRATKATNVRRRSAPKTSWIHYGVAACLSLLLLQFGVFENLAYGITEINGHMSNSVTQWFGGFGR is encoded by the coding sequence ATGAATTGTGCAATAGTGAAGGAATGGATGCCACATTATATAGACGGCCTACTGTCTCCAGAGATGGAGCTGAGTATCCGATTGCACATAGAGTCATGTCCTGATTGCGCAGAGTGGCTGGAGGAAGCCAAAGCAATGTCGGAGCTGTGGTCGGAAATGGATGCTGACAGAGAACAGCTGCAGGCGCAGATGGACTTCCCGGATCTCGCAGCAGATGTTATGACACATATTGAGCAGCTCGAAACAGGGCGCAGATCACGAGCGACTAAGGCGACAAATGTAAGACGTCGTTCTGCCCCAAAAACCTCATGGATTCATTATGGAGTGGCTGCTTGCCTCAGTTTGTTATTGTTGCAGTTTGGGGTATTTGAGAATTTGGCCTATGGCATTACCGAAATAAACGGCCATATGTCGAATTCAGTAACCCAGTGGTTTGGTGGCTTTGGGAGATAG